Proteins encoded together in one Yersinia mollaretii ATCC 43969 window:
- a CDS encoding ABC transporter substrate-binding protein: MSTMISFSTQATAVQETRSLDELYRSALDEGGTVIVYAGGDTSTQQNGIKKAFEDRFPGMKLDVIVDYSKFHDARIDNQLATDSLIPDIAQLQTLQDYPRWKQDGLLLNYKPVGWDKIWPDFRDKDGAWTGVFVDAFSNVVNTTLLAQKDWPREMKDYLRPELKGRIVVTYPNDDDAVLFWFKQAVEHYGWDYVAKFNMQNPIYVRGTQAPADDVESGKAVATFSTDGALVPDAKARSRFILPEHDPFISWAQRAAIFKKAKHPEAAKLYLNWLLDKKTQKEVWYMWSVRTDVTPPEGYKPIWEYKNTSHKAFEAFMNDRAAVERFRTQIGLYLGEVKGEPSPGWLGVHPQHALSN, translated from the coding sequence ATGTCGACGATGATCTCGTTTTCCACGCAGGCAACGGCAGTGCAAGAAACGCGTTCTCTGGATGAACTGTATCGAAGCGCGCTAGATGAAGGAGGTACCGTTATTGTCTACGCAGGTGGAGACACGTCAACGCAGCAAAATGGAATTAAAAAGGCATTTGAAGACCGATTCCCTGGGATGAAGCTGGACGTTATCGTTGACTACAGTAAGTTCCATGACGCTCGTATTGATAATCAACTGGCAACGGACTCGCTAATACCCGATATCGCACAATTACAAACACTGCAAGATTATCCACGTTGGAAGCAGGATGGCCTATTACTCAATTACAAACCGGTGGGTTGGGATAAGATTTGGCCGGATTTTCGCGATAAAGATGGAGCCTGGACAGGTGTATTTGTAGATGCTTTCAGTAATGTTGTTAACACAACGCTGTTGGCACAAAAAGACTGGCCGCGCGAAATGAAAGATTATCTACGCCCAGAGCTAAAAGGAAGAATTGTAGTCACCTATCCTAATGACGATGATGCCGTTCTTTTTTGGTTCAAACAGGCAGTAGAGCACTATGGCTGGGACTATGTAGCAAAATTCAACATGCAAAATCCTATCTACGTTCGTGGAACTCAAGCTCCAGCAGATGATGTTGAAAGTGGTAAGGCTGTGGCGACCTTTTCGACTGATGGGGCATTGGTCCCTGATGCTAAGGCCCGTTCACGATTTATTTTGCCAGAGCATGATCCCTTTATTTCGTGGGCACAGCGGGCTGCCATTTTCAAAAAGGCCAAGCATCCAGAAGCAGCCAAACTTTATCTAAACTGGCTGTTGGACAAAAAAACGCAGAAAGAAGTATGGTACATGTGGTCTGTACGTACCGATGTTACACCACCCGAGGGATATAAACCGATATGGGAATACAAAAATACCAGCCATAAAGCCTTTGAAGCCTTTATGAATGACCGTGCTGCTGTGGAGCGTTTCCGTACGCAAATTGGTTTATATCTCGGAGAAGTAAAAGGCGAACCATCTCCTGGATGGCTAGGAGTACACCCGCAACACGCACTATCAAATTAA
- a CDS encoding MBL fold metallo-hydrolase has product MTTNIDVPHTATPDSSLSWKHFPAGKDGFYRSPVLITGAREAVLIDGGFTLSDGRYLLEAIKETGKKLTTIYISQSDPDYYFSLAPIKTAFPDVRVIAAPETIDAIKKSVDKKIEAWGTQLKDNGPQSFADIVMPEPFDDPEINLEGHSLKIINAVGLANRRYIWVPALSAIFGGVLLFSGTHVWTADTVGAEARACWLKNLESMASYKPTVVIAGHMEPEAAIDNSAIIYTRDYLLAFEDELARASDSVELIIAMTRRYPDAGMEIALKIGAKVAKGEMSWG; this is encoded by the coding sequence ATGACAACAAATATTGACGTACCACACACGGCAACGCCCGACTCAAGCTTGAGTTGGAAACATTTTCCAGCGGGTAAAGATGGCTTCTATCGCTCTCCGGTTTTGATAACTGGTGCCAGAGAAGCAGTGCTCATTGATGGCGGTTTTACTTTATCTGATGGCAGGTATTTACTTGAAGCTATCAAGGAAACAGGGAAAAAGTTGACGACTATCTACATTAGCCAAAGCGATCCAGACTATTACTTCAGCCTTGCCCCCATCAAAACCGCATTTCCAGATGTACGCGTTATCGCTGCACCAGAAACCATCGACGCTATCAAAAAAAGTGTTGATAAAAAAATTGAGGCTTGGGGAACTCAGCTTAAGGATAACGGACCTCAATCCTTTGCTGATATTGTTATGCCAGAACCATTTGATGACCCAGAGATAAATCTGGAGGGCCATTCTCTCAAGATTATCAATGCCGTAGGTCTTGCCAATCGCCGTTACATCTGGGTTCCTGCTTTGAGTGCTATTTTCGGTGGCGTGTTACTGTTTTCTGGCACGCATGTCTGGACTGCTGACACCGTAGGTGCTGAAGCCCGTGCTTGTTGGCTAAAAAATCTAGAGTCGATGGCATCATACAAACCCACTGTTGTCATCGCTGGGCATATGGAACCAGAGGCAGCTATTGATAATTCGGCGATAATTTATACTCGGGACTATTTACTGGCCTTCGAAGATGAACTTGCAAGGGCCAGTGATAGCGTAGAACTTATCATAGCAATGACACGCCGATATCCCGATGCTGGGATGGAGATTGCACTGAAAATTGGTGCAAAAGTTGCTAAAGGCGAAATGAGTTGGGGGTAA